A genomic segment from Longimicrobium sp. encodes:
- a CDS encoding M20/M25/M40 family metallo-hydrolase, with the protein MRPRPPLSPRAALLGAALLAACGAPPAPGSGPSPGNGSAGVRLEDVRAGLYALAADSMEGRFTGSPGMWRAARYIAGKLREFGIEPAGEDGYFQRLPIAVSTREGRPRMRVLGAWADTLGVPPAERAVGLNVVGVVRGSDPALAEQAVLIDAHYDHLGIGRAVDGDSVYNGADDDATGVVTVLEVARAMARGPRPKRTVVFLLTTGEEVGLLGTYWYIAHPVFPLERTAANLEIEMIGRPDPLVGGPGRAWLTGYERSTMGDALAAAGVPIRADPRPDMQFFLRSDNIAFAYRGIPAHTLSTYNMHSDYHTPDDEPDRIDYAHVTAVIGAAVRAARLLADGPAPVWKPGGRPQPPARQ; encoded by the coding sequence TCCCCCCGCGCCGCACTCCTGGGCGCCGCGCTGCTCGCCGCCTGCGGCGCTCCGCCCGCGCCGGGGTCCGGGCCGTCTCCGGGCAACGGCTCCGCCGGCGTTCGCCTGGAGGACGTGCGCGCCGGGCTGTACGCGCTCGCGGCGGACTCGATGGAGGGGCGCTTCACCGGCTCGCCCGGGATGTGGCGGGCGGCGCGCTACATCGCCGGGAAGCTGCGGGAGTTCGGGATCGAGCCCGCGGGCGAGGACGGCTACTTCCAGCGCCTGCCGATCGCCGTCTCCACGCGCGAGGGGCGGCCGCGGATGAGGGTGCTGGGCGCGTGGGCCGACACGCTGGGCGTCCCGCCGGCGGAGCGGGCGGTCGGGTTGAACGTCGTCGGCGTCGTGCGCGGGAGCGACCCGGCGCTCGCGGAGCAGGCGGTGCTGATCGACGCGCACTACGACCACCTGGGGATCGGCCGCGCGGTGGACGGCGACTCCGTCTACAACGGGGCCGACGACGACGCCACCGGGGTGGTGACGGTGCTGGAGGTCGCCCGTGCGATGGCGCGCGGCCCCCGGCCGAAGCGCACGGTGGTCTTCCTGCTGACCACGGGCGAGGAGGTGGGGCTGCTGGGGACCTACTGGTACATCGCGCACCCGGTGTTCCCGCTGGAGCGCACGGCCGCCAACCTGGAGATCGAGATGATCGGCCGGCCCGACCCGCTGGTCGGCGGCCCGGGGCGGGCGTGGCTCACCGGCTACGAGCGCTCGACCATGGGCGACGCGCTGGCGGCGGCGGGGGTGCCGATCCGGGCCGACCCGCGCCCCGACATGCAGTTCTTCCTGCGCAGCGACAACATCGCCTTCGCGTACCGGGGGATCCCGGCGCACACGCTCTCCACCTACAACATGCACTCCGACTACCACACCCCCGACGACGAGCCGGACCGGATCGACTACGCGCACGTGACGGCGGTGATCGGGGCCGCCGTGCGCGCCGCCCGCCTCCTGGCCGACGGGCCGGCGCCCGTGTGGAAGCCGGGCGGGCGCCCCCAGCCCCCGGCGCGGCAGTGA